The Methanopyrus kandleri AV19 DNA segment CGGTGTTCTTCACCGACATAAGCTGCAACCTTCATCATAAATGGCATTAGACTCGTCGATCCTCCTATCCTTAGCTGTGTTTTTACTGCACCCGCTGTGGAGTAGTAGTAAGCCGCGCCTCCTGCGATGACCGCGATCGCGACCACAGCCGCAATTAGGTACTTCTTCAAAATTTCACCCCCCACTGAACCACAAGAGATTGCATTATAAAGTTGACGGAACTTGATCGGAAGTTCCTAAAATGTGAAGGGGGGTCTGCTCTGCGGCAGTGCCGGATTTGCGGAATACCTGAGACCGTTGACGGAGTAGAACTGGACGAAAGCGGCGTGTGCAGGGCCTGCCGACGACAGATCCGGCACATACCCAGCAGGAAGGAGCTCCGCGAAAAAGTCCGGAAGGCCCTCGAGAACTCGGAGAAGGTCCTGGTGGCGGTTTCAGGAGGTCTGGATAGCCTCGCTGCGTTGGGACTCGCCTTGAGAATCTGCGATGAAGTAGTAGCGCTGACTGTGGACACCGGTGCGCTCCACCCGGAGGCCTGGCGGAGGATAATCCTGGCTCGGAGGATGTCTGGTATAGAGTGGGAAATCATCGGCGACCAAAAGCCGTTCTTGAAGTTGTTCGAAGAGAGATTGACCCGAGCCGAGTCACCGTGTGGACCATGCTCACGTATGATCACGCGAAGATACGAACGGAGGGCTCGGGAACTCGGTGTGGACGCCATAGTAACTGGACATGAGCTACCTCACGGGACGTCACCTGTGGTCCCCAAGGACCCACCGGTGATTAGAGCGATGTGTGGAATGACGGAAAACGAGCGCCGGGAAATCGTCGAAGAAGAGTTCGGACTGACTGTTGACAAGATATCGGGTTACACCTCTAACTGCATCGTACTACCGTTTGCCTTGAAGCTATTCTACATGAAATATGGATACAGCTTTGAAGCACCACGGTTAGCAGCAATGGTACGATATGGATACATTTCTAGAGAAGATATGGAACAAATTATGACGCCTCCGACGTTAT contains these protein-coding regions:
- a CDS encoding tRNA lysidine(34) synthetase, with translation MCRACRRQIRHIPSRKELREKVRKALENSEKVLVAVSGGLDSLAALGLALRICDEVVALTVDTGALHPEAWRRIILARRMSGIEWEIIGDQKPFLKLFEERLTRAESPCGPCSRMITRRYERRARELGVDAIVTGHELPHGTSPVVPKDPPVIRAMCGMTENERREIVEEEFGLTVDKISGYTSNCIVLPFALKLFYMKYGYSFEAPRLAAMVRYGYISREDMEQIMTPPTLSDLKELLRECEEWIPESLKQMLQKVINKISNSDLGRENGD